One window of Vitis riparia cultivar Riparia Gloire de Montpellier isolate 1030 chromosome 5, EGFV_Vit.rip_1.0, whole genome shotgun sequence genomic DNA carries:
- the LOC117913967 gene encoding stearoyl-[acyl-carrier-protein] 9-desaturase, chloroplastic-like isoform X2: MNLNQNPLTFQPGKFPSLSLRPRSSHTSPKFSMASMHRSVSREIKYTKKTSSSPRKVQVTHSMPPHKIEIFKSMENWVEENVLIHLKPVEKCWQPQDFLPDPASDGFHERVEELKERAKGIPDDYFVVLVGDMITEEALPTYQTLFNTTDGIRDETGASPTSWATWTRAWTAEENRHGDLLNKYLYLSGRVDMKQIEKTIQYLIRAGMDFQTENNPYLLFIYTSFQERATFISHGNTARLAKQHGDKSLAQICGIIASDEKRHETAYTKIVEKLFEIDPNGTVLAFADRMRKKITMPALLMYDGCDDDLFEHFSAVAQRLGVYTAKDYVDNLEFFVERWNVEKLTGLSSEGRKAQDYVCGLAKRLRTLEERAQEKAKQAPTIPFSWIFDREVKL; encoded by the exons ATGAATCTCAACCAAAACCCCCTTACCTTTCAACCCGGGAagtttccttctctttctctccgTCCCAGATCTTC TCATACATCTCCCAAATTCTCCATGGCCTCCATGCACCGCTCTGTGTCCAG GGAGATTAAGTATACAAAGAAGACTTCTAGCTCTCCTCGCAAGGTGCAAGTAACCCACTCAATGCCACCACACAAGATTGAGATTTTCAAATCCATGGAGAATTGGGTTGAGGAGAACGTTTTAATTCACCTGAAGCCAGTTGAGAAATGTTGGCAACCTCAGGATTTTCTGCCTGATCCTGCTTCTGATGGATTTCATGAGCGAGTCGAGGAGCTAAAGGAGAGAGCAAAGGGGATCCCGGATGACTACTTTGTCGTTTTGGTTGGAGATATGATCACTGAAGAAGCCCTTCCAACTTACCAAACACTGTTCAATACCACTGATGGAATTCGTGATGAAACAGGTGCAAGCCCCACTTCTTGGGCAACTTGGACAAGGGCATGGACCGCTGAAGAGAACAGGCACGGTGACCTTCTTAATAAGTATCTCTATCTGTCTGGAAGAGTAGACATGAAACAAATTGAGAAGACGATCCAGTATTTGATTAGGGCTGGAATG GATTTCCAGACGGAAAACAATCCGTACCTTTTATTCATCTATACTTCATTTCAAGAAAGGGCAACCTTCATATCCCATGGCAATACTGCCAGGCTCGCCAAGCAACATGGGGACAAGAGCTTGGCTCAAATATGTGGCATAATAGCCTCAGATGAGAAGCGCCATGAAACTGCCTACACCAAGATAGTGGAAAAGCTCTTTGAGATTGATCCCAATGGAACTGTCTTGGCTTTTGCAGACAGGATGAGGAAGAAAATCACCATGCCGGCCCTCTTGATGTATGATGGATGTGATGACGACCTTTTTGAACACTTCTCAGCAGTTGCTCAGCGGCTTGGTGTGTATACTGCCAAGGACTATGTTGATAACTTAGAATTCTTTGTGGAGAGATGGAATGTGGAAAAGCTAACTGGGCTTTCTAGTGAGGGGCGAAAAGCTCAGGATTATGTTTGTGGGTTAGCTAAAAGATTGAGAACACTGGAGGAGAGAGCTCAAGAAAAGGCTAAGCAAGCACCCACCATTCCTTTCAGTTGGATTTTTGATAGAGAAGTGAAGCTCTGA
- the LOC117913967 gene encoding stearoyl-[acyl-carrier-protein] 9-desaturase, chloroplastic-like isoform X1, translating to MALNLTPLLSFTFLQMGYHTSPKFSMASMHRSVSREIKYTKKTSSSPRKVQVTHSMPPHKIEIFKSMENWVEENVLIHLKPVEKCWQPQDFLPDPASDGFHERVEELKERAKGIPDDYFVVLVGDMITEEALPTYQTLFNTTDGIRDETGASPTSWATWTRAWTAEENRHGDLLNKYLYLSGRVDMKQIEKTIQYLIRAGMDFQTENNPYLLFIYTSFQERATFISHGNTARLAKQHGDKSLAQICGIIASDEKRHETAYTKIVEKLFEIDPNGTVLAFADRMRKKITMPALLMYDGCDDDLFEHFSAVAQRLGVYTAKDYVDNLEFFVERWNVEKLTGLSSEGRKAQDYVCGLAKRLRTLEERAQEKAKQAPTIPFSWIFDREVKL from the exons ATGGCACTCAATTTGACTCCCTTGCTTTCTTTTACTTTCCTGCAAATGGGTTATCATACATCTCCCAAATTCTCCATGGCCTCCATGCACCGCTCTGTGTCCAG GGAGATTAAGTATACAAAGAAGACTTCTAGCTCTCCTCGCAAGGTGCAAGTAACCCACTCAATGCCACCACACAAGATTGAGATTTTCAAATCCATGGAGAATTGGGTTGAGGAGAACGTTTTAATTCACCTGAAGCCAGTTGAGAAATGTTGGCAACCTCAGGATTTTCTGCCTGATCCTGCTTCTGATGGATTTCATGAGCGAGTCGAGGAGCTAAAGGAGAGAGCAAAGGGGATCCCGGATGACTACTTTGTCGTTTTGGTTGGAGATATGATCACTGAAGAAGCCCTTCCAACTTACCAAACACTGTTCAATACCACTGATGGAATTCGTGATGAAACAGGTGCAAGCCCCACTTCTTGGGCAACTTGGACAAGGGCATGGACCGCTGAAGAGAACAGGCACGGTGACCTTCTTAATAAGTATCTCTATCTGTCTGGAAGAGTAGACATGAAACAAATTGAGAAGACGATCCAGTATTTGATTAGGGCTGGAATG GATTTCCAGACGGAAAACAATCCGTACCTTTTATTCATCTATACTTCATTTCAAGAAAGGGCAACCTTCATATCCCATGGCAATACTGCCAGGCTCGCCAAGCAACATGGGGACAAGAGCTTGGCTCAAATATGTGGCATAATAGCCTCAGATGAGAAGCGCCATGAAACTGCCTACACCAAGATAGTGGAAAAGCTCTTTGAGATTGATCCCAATGGAACTGTCTTGGCTTTTGCAGACAGGATGAGGAAGAAAATCACCATGCCGGCCCTCTTGATGTATGATGGATGTGATGACGACCTTTTTGAACACTTCTCAGCAGTTGCTCAGCGGCTTGGTGTGTATACTGCCAAGGACTATGTTGATAACTTAGAATTCTTTGTGGAGAGATGGAATGTGGAAAAGCTAACTGGGCTTTCTAGTGAGGGGCGAAAAGCTCAGGATTATGTTTGTGGGTTAGCTAAAAGATTGAGAACACTGGAGGAGAGAGCTCAAGAAAAGGCTAAGCAAGCACCCACCATTCCTTTCAGTTGGATTTTTGATAGAGAAGTGAAGCTCTGA